A region from the Microcoleus sp. FACHB-672 genome encodes:
- a CDS encoding SLBB domain-containing protein, which produces MKKRMLCMVCASSTRPITQLVAGLSLVAMSVAVSNPAKAQLPPLTPPPAGYPAQPGQGFPPPQLPSSGTVQSTAAYTLGGGDNIRIDIFELPQYSGEYQIPAGGAIQLPLIGSVSVEGLTLEEASDAISQAYARVLKRPLITLSLLATRPLNILISGEVNRPGSYPLALTSGAGTRPSVQFPTLLQAIERAQGVTLTADIQRIQLRRSTARGPAQVLTVNLREFLETGRLPQDLTLRDGDSIFVPTATQVAANDVRQLSTASFGTPIDQPRTVAVLGEVNRPGSYVVVGGNTETELRTVGLPSVTRAIQLAGGIRPMADVRRIQVRRLTKAGGEQLFNVNLWQLLQQGDLSQDAILQDGDTVIIPTATELRPAEVSELATASFSPDNILVSVVGEVGRPGFVEVPPNTTLNQALLSAGGFNNSRAYRESVELIRLNFDGTVSRRTVPVDFAQGINEQTNPLLRPNDIIVVKRSGIASVADTVNTALSPAGNILALVSIPNRFLEFLTLLGIIK; this is translated from the coding sequence ATGAAGAAAAGAATGTTGTGTATGGTCTGTGCGAGTTCTACTAGACCAATAACCCAACTGGTTGCCGGTCTAAGCCTGGTGGCCATGAGCGTAGCTGTTTCTAACCCGGCCAAAGCCCAACTTCCCCCACTAACGCCCCCACCGGCAGGCTACCCCGCGCAACCGGGCCAAGGATTCCCACCCCCTCAATTACCCTCTAGCGGCACCGTGCAATCAACAGCCGCTTATACATTAGGCGGCGGCGACAACATTCGTATTGATATTTTTGAATTGCCTCAATATAGTGGCGAGTACCAGATTCCGGCAGGTGGAGCCATACAACTGCCCCTGATTGGCAGCGTATCTGTCGAGGGACTGACCTTAGAAGAAGCCAGTGATGCAATTTCACAAGCTTACGCTCGCGTACTTAAACGTCCCCTGATTACCTTAAGCCTTCTGGCGACACGTCCTTTAAATATCCTAATATCAGGCGAGGTGAATCGTCCCGGGTCGTACCCCCTAGCCCTGACATCGGGCGCAGGCACCAGACCTTCCGTTCAGTTCCCAACTTTATTGCAGGCTATAGAAAGGGCGCAGGGAGTGACCCTAACCGCTGATATTCAACGCATCCAGCTGCGCCGGTCAACCGCCAGAGGGCCAGCTCAAGTGCTCACGGTTAATCTCCGAGAATTTTTAGAAACAGGCCGGTTGCCTCAAGACCTCACTTTACGGGACGGAGACTCGATCTTTGTCCCCACGGCTACCCAAGTCGCGGCCAATGATGTCCGCCAATTATCCACAGCTAGCTTTGGCACCCCCATTGACCAACCGCGCACCGTTGCAGTGCTCGGCGAGGTCAACCGTCCCGGTAGCTACGTTGTAGTTGGAGGCAACACAGAAACCGAGTTAAGAACTGTAGGACTGCCAAGTGTGACACGGGCGATTCAGCTGGCCGGCGGAATCAGACCAATGGCAGATGTTCGCCGCATTCAGGTACGAAGGCTAACAAAAGCCGGCGGGGAGCAGCTTTTTAATGTAAATTTATGGCAACTTTTGCAACAAGGGGATCTATCTCAGGACGCAATTTTGCAAGATGGAGATACGGTTATTATCCCTACAGCTACTGAATTAAGGCCGGCAGAAGTATCAGAATTAGCTACAGCTAGCTTTTCTCCTGATAATATTTTAGTTAGTGTGGTAGGCGAAGTAGGAAGACCAGGGTTTGTAGAAGTTCCGCCTAACACCACCTTGAATCAAGCTCTCTTGAGCGCAGGAGGATTCAATAACAGTCGGGCCTATCGAGAATCGGTTGAACTGATTCGTCTTAATTTTGATGGCACAGTTTCTCGACGAACAGTGCCCGTTGATTTTGCCCAAGGAATCAACGAACAAACCAATCCCCTGCTCCGTCCTAACGACATCATTGTCGTCAAACGCTCTGGCATCGCTAGCGTGGCGGACACTGTGAACACTGCGCTAAGTCCCGCAGGAAACATTCTTGCACTCGTGAGCATTCCCAACCGATTTTTGGAATTTCTCACTCTCTTGGGCATTATTAAATAG